From Larus michahellis chromosome 8, bLarMic1.1, whole genome shotgun sequence, one genomic window encodes:
- the NUDT16L1 gene encoding tudor-interacting repair regulator protein isoform X1, with product MAAMGAMAAMGALPAGAGALPPLPTLGVPGVPELKPLTRYEAMRLGPGWSHSCHAMLYAPNPGMLFGRIPLRYAVLVMGMVRVPLYTQKDRMGGLPNFLANSFVGTAKFQLLFALKILNMVPEEKLAEAVAATQKPKKPAIDQAAGAMGNAPAAKQANELVASAKTGNELADRAENQAAAQAAAEAAEQAVAGLESQAVAEQLMAVPGAEAVEQPVGLGANAVAEQPVAEPME from the exons ATGGCGGCCATGGGGGCGATGGCGGCCATGGGCGCGCtgccggcgggcgcgggggcgctgccgccgctgccgacgctgggggtgccgggggtgcccGAGCTGAAGCCGCTGACGCGGTACGAGGCGATGCGGCTGGGCCCGGGCTGGAGCCACTCGTGCCACGCCATGCTGTACGCCCCCAACCCGGGCATGCTCTTCGGCCGCATCCCGCTGCGCTACGCCGTGctg GTGATGGGCATGGTCCGTGTCCCCCTCTATACCCAGAAGGACCGCATGGGCGGGCTGCCCAACTTCCTGGCCAACTCCTTCGTTGGAACCGCCAAATTCCAGCTGCTCTTTGCCCTGAAGATCTTGAACATGGTGCCGGAGGAGAAGCTGGCCGAGGCAGTGGCTGCTACGCAGAAGCCGAAGAAGCCGGCCATCGACCAGGCAGCGGGGGCGATGGGAAACGCGCCCGCCGCTAAGCAGGCGAACGAGCTGGTGGCGTCAGCTAAAACAGGCAACGAATTGGCAGATAGGGCAGAGAACCAGGCAGCTGCGCAGGCAGCGGCCGAGGCAGCGGAGCAGGCGGTGGCTGGGCTGGAGAGCCAGGCCGTGGCGGAGCAGCTGatggctgtgccgggggctgagGCGGTGGAgcagccagtggggctgggggcgaaCGCTGTGGCGGAGCAGCCGGTAGCCGAGCCGATGGAATGA
- the NUDT16L1 gene encoding tudor-interacting repair regulator protein isoform X2 — protein sequence MAAMGAMAAMGALPAGAGALPPLPTLGVPGVPELKPLTRYEAMRLGPGWSHSCHAMLYAPNPGMLFGRIPLRYAVLMQMRFDGLLGFPGGFVDRRYWSLEDGLNRVLGLGLGCVRLTEADYLCSHLTEGPHRVVAHFYARQLTLEELHTIEISAVHSRDHGLEVMGMVRVPLYTQKDRMGGLPNFLANSFVGTAKFQLLFALKILNMVPEEKLAEAVAATQKPKKPAIDQAAGAMGNAPAAKQANELVASAKTGNELADRAENQAAAQAAAEAAEQAVAGLESQAVAEQLMAVPGAEAVEQPVGLGANAVAEQPVAEPME from the exons ATGGCGGCCATGGGGGCGATGGCGGCCATGGGCGCGCtgccggcgggcgcgggggcgctgccgccgctgccgacgctgggggtgccgggggtgcccGAGCTGAAGCCGCTGACGCGGTACGAGGCGATGCGGCTGGGCCCGGGCTGGAGCCACTCGTGCCACGCCATGCTGTACGCCCCCAACCCGGGCATGCTCTTCGGCCGCATCCCGCTGCGCTACGCCGTGctg ATGCAGATGCGATTTGACGGACTACTGGGCTTTCCCGGGGGGTTCGTGGATCGCCGTTACTGGTCCCTGGAGGACGGTCTGAATCGGGTGCTGGGCTTGGGTTTGGGCTGTGTGCGCCTGACGGAAGCTGACTATCTGTGCTCGCACCTGACAGAGGGGCCACATCGCGTGGTGGCACACTTCTACGCCAGGCAGCTGACCCTGGAGGAGCTGCATACCATCGAGATCAGCGCGGTGCATTCCCGAGACCACGGGCTGGAG GTGATGGGCATGGTCCGTGTCCCCCTCTATACCCAGAAGGACCGCATGGGCGGGCTGCCCAACTTCCTGGCCAACTCCTTCGTTGGAACCGCCAAATTCCAGCTGCTCTTTGCCCTGAAGATCTTGAACATGGTGCCGGAGGAGAAGCTGGCCGAGGCAGTGGCTGCTACGCAGAAGCCGAAGAAGCCGGCCATCGACCAGGCAGCGGGGGCGATGGGAAACGCGCCCGCCGCTAAGCAGGCGAACGAGCTGGTGGCGTCAGCTAAAACAGGCAACGAATTGGCAGATAGGGCAGAGAACCAGGCAGCTGCGCAGGCAGCGGCCGAGGCAGCGGAGCAGGCGGTGGCTGGGCTGGAGAGCCAGGCCGTGGCGGAGCAGCTGatggctgtgccgggggctgagGCGGTGGAgcagccagtggggctgggggcgaaCGCTGTGGCGGAGCAGCCGGTAGCCGAGCCGATGGAATGA